In Halarcobacter mediterraneus, the following proteins share a genomic window:
- the glmS gene encoding methylaspartate mutase subunit S: MKVVTGVVGNDIHVVANRLIELSLQARGFEVFNLGVNTYLEEFVDAVVETNADILLISSLNGEAEGWCREVKILKAKYGNLLDNVVFMIGGNLVVGTGDASDIIPRFKNYGFDLVFHQIDLNTGLDELEKFMKERN, encoded by the coding sequence ATGAAAGTAGTAACAGGTGTAGTTGGAAATGACATCCACGTTGTAGCAAATAGACTTATAGAACTTTCACTGCAAGCTAGAGGCTTTGAAGTATTTAACTTAGGTGTTAATACTTACTTAGAAGAGTTTGTTGATGCAGTGGTAGAAACTAATGCAGATATTCTTCTAATCTCTTCATTAAATGGAGAAGCTGAAGGTTGGTGTAGAGAAGTTAAAATCCTAAAAGCAAAATATGGAAATCTCCTTGATAATGTAGTATTTATGATTGGTGGAAACCTTGTAGTTGGTACAGGAGATGCTTCTGATATTATCCCTAGATTCAAAAACTATGGATTTGATTTAGTATTCCACCAAATTGACTTAAATACTGGATTAGATGAGTTAGAAAAATTCATGAAGGAAAGAAACTAA
- a CDS encoding sulfite exporter TauE/SafE family protein, with translation MESINILTIISIAFLGSFGHCIGMCGGIVVAYSSTKINSSWSKSKQSISHILYSLGRVSTYVLLGAFFGFVGSVVTFDNTTNGILLIVTGILMVLIGLSLSGKFKFLTSIEHSVSKTELYQKSFRKLLSSDSLFSFYFLGMLNGLLPCGFVYVFAITAASTASALWGAFVMLIFGLSTLPAMFSLGFFVGIFKQLALRNLFVTLAAILVILFGIYTAYNGYKFMVSKDKENLIYTN, from the coding sequence ATGGAAAGTATAAATATTTTAACAATCATTTCAATTGCATTTTTAGGTTCTTTTGGTCACTGTATTGGAATGTGTGGCGGTATAGTAGTCGCTTATTCTAGTACTAAAATAAATAGTTCTTGGAGTAAATCAAAACAATCAATTTCTCATATCTTGTATTCTTTAGGTAGAGTAAGTACTTATGTACTTTTAGGTGCATTTTTTGGTTTTGTTGGTTCGGTTGTTACTTTTGATAATACAACTAATGGTATTTTATTAATTGTTACTGGTATTTTAATGGTTTTAATTGGTTTATCATTAAGTGGAAAATTTAAATTTTTGACCTCAATTGAACACTCTGTATCAAAGACAGAACTTTATCAAAAAAGTTTTAGAAAACTTCTTAGCTCTGATTCTTTGTTTAGTTTTTATTTTCTTGGTATGTTAAATGGTTTATTACCTTGTGGTTTTGTTTATGTTTTTGCAATAACTGCTGCAAGTACTGCAAGTGCTTTATGGGGTGCTTTTGTAATGTTGATTTTTGGATTAAGTACTCTTCCTGCAATGTTTTCTTTAGGTTTTTTTGTTGGAATTTTTAAGCAGTTAGCACTTAGAAATCTTTTTGTTACTCTTGCTGCTATTCTAGTAATCTTATTTGGAATATATACAGCTTATAATGGTTATAAATTTATGGTATCAAAAGATAAAGAAAACCTTATATATACTAATTAA